In Candidatus Roseilinea sp., one DNA window encodes the following:
- a CDS encoding ABC transporter permease has translation MATATASVEAATPKPITLAKPEGQWAIVLRRFRKHRLAIVSLMFIIVVFIASLITPLIAPFPRDAVNPVMRFSPPMTVDTETGKLHVLGTDHVGRDTFTRLLYAARITLSVAVIVATLSTFIGMTVGALAGYYRGIIDAILMRILEFMSAIPTFPILLILASVLNQDPKLLPFPDFLVNFVSAIMLIDPQKESRSVLVVIFVITLFGWTGAARLMRGMVLSVRERDFIESARSLGANNFRIIARHVVPNAFPPLIVAYTLALADGLTAEVALSFLGLGITDPTPTWGNMLNFSTQFMLTHPWAPLIPGIPVVLCSLAFNFIGDGLRDALDPRLKM, from the coding sequence ATGGCAACCGCAACCGCCAGCGTAGAGGCAGCAACCCCTAAGCCGATCACTTTGGCTAAGCCGGAAGGCCAGTGGGCAATCGTCCTGCGCCGCTTTCGCAAGCACCGGCTGGCGATCGTCTCGCTCATGTTCATCATCGTCGTCTTCATCGCGTCGCTGATCACGCCGCTGATCGCACCGTTCCCGCGTGACGCCGTGAATCCCGTGATGCGCTTCTCGCCGCCCATGACCGTGGATACAGAGACCGGCAAACTCCATGTCTTGGGCACCGACCATGTTGGCCGTGACACATTCACCCGCCTGCTCTACGCGGCGCGCATCACCCTCAGCGTCGCTGTCATCGTGGCCACGCTGAGCACGTTCATCGGCATGACGGTCGGCGCGCTGGCCGGCTACTATCGCGGCATCATAGACGCCATCCTCATGCGCATCCTGGAGTTCATGTCGGCTATCCCCACCTTCCCGATTTTGCTTATCCTGGCTTCCGTCTTGAACCAGGATCCCAAGCTGCTGCCCTTCCCCGACTTCCTGGTGAACTTCGTCAGCGCGATCATGCTGATTGACCCGCAGAAGGAATCGCGCAGCGTGCTGGTGGTGATCTTCGTCATAACGTTGTTCGGCTGGACAGGCGCGGCACGGCTGATGCGCGGCATGGTGCTCTCGGTGCGCGAGCGCGACTTCATCGAGTCGGCCCGCTCGCTGGGCGCGAACAACTTTCGGATCATCGCGCGGCACGTGGTGCCGAACGCCTTCCCGCCGCTGATCGTGGCCTACACGCTGGCGCTGGCCGACGGCCTGACGGCCGAGGTCGCGCTGAGCTTCCTCGGCCTCGGCATCACCGACCCCACGCCGACCTGGGGCAACATGCTCAACTTCTCGACGCAGTTCATGTTGACCCACCCGTGGGCGCCGCTCATTCCGGGCATCCCGGTGGTGCTGTGCTCGCTGGCGTTCAATTTCATCGGTGACGGTTTGCGCGACGCGCTGGATCCGCGGCTGAAGATGTGA